The proteins below come from a single Triticum aestivum cultivar Chinese Spring chromosome 5D, IWGSC CS RefSeq v2.1, whole genome shotgun sequence genomic window:
- the LOC123121461 gene encoding vacuolar iron transporter 2: MVKPVQDEENQRLLLDDHKEKHFTSGEVVRDIIIGVSDGLTVPFALAAGLSGADASSSLVLTAGLAEVAAGAISMGLGGYLAAKSDADHYYRELQREQDEIDTVPDTEAAEIADILSEYGLGPEEYGPVVTSLRNNPKAWLEFMMKFELGLEKPDPRRALTSAATIALAYVVGGMVPLSPYMFVASVDSAMMTSVVVTLAALLFFGYVKGRFTGNRPFLSAIQTAIIGALASSAAYGMAKAVQAI, translated from the exons ATGGTGAAGCCTGTGCAGGACGAGGAGAACCAGAGGCTGCTCCTCGACGACCACAAGGAGAAGCACTTCACCTCCGGCGAGGTGGTCCGGGACATCATCATCGGCGTCTCCGACGGCCTCACCGTGCCCTTCGCCCTCGCCGCCGGCCTGTCCGGCGCCGACGCGTCTTCCTCGCTCGTGCTCACCGCCGGGCTCGCCGAGGTCGCCGCCGGCGCCATCTCCATGGGGCTCGGAGG GTACCTCGCCGCTAAGAGCGACGCCGACCACTACTACCGGGAGCTGCAGCGCGAGCAGGACGAGATCGACACCGTCCCGGACACAG AGGCCGCAGAGATCGCGGACATACTCTCTGAGTACGGGCTGGGCCCCGAGGAGTACGGGCCGGTCGTGACCTCCCTCCGCAACAACCCAAAGGCCTGGCTCGAGTTCATGATGAA GTTCGAGCTGGGGCTGGAGAAGCCGGACCCGCGGCGCGCGCTGACGAGCGCGGCGACGATCGCGCTGGCCTACGTCGTCGGCGGCATGGTGCCGCTCTCCCCCTACATGTTCGTGGCGTCGGTCGACAGCGCCATGATGACCTCCGTCGTGGTCACCCTCGCCGCGCTGCTTTTCTTCGGCTACGTCAAGGGCCGCTTCACTGGGAACCGCCCGTTCCTCAGCGCCATCCAGACCGCCATCATCGGCGCgctcgcctcctccgccgcctaCGGCATGGCCAAGGCCGTGCAGGCCATCTGA